The Acidobacteriota bacterium genome has a window encoding:
- a CDS encoding redox-sensing transcriptional repressor Rex has product MRDEISELTTNRLSLYVRFLNELDEKGVRTVSSTVLADRFGLNAALIRKDLAHFGDLGVRGVGYVVKDLRRELQVILGLDRKLAVAIMGAGNLGLALADYPGFRREGFRIVALFDTLREKVGQESRSGVRIYDIQELRGVADREGITIAVIAVPAASAQQVVGTVVEAGIKAVLNFSPGALRVPPDVKLKSVDLTVSLESLSFYLASLESGARN; this is encoded by the coding sequence ATGCGTGACGAGATCTCCGAGCTGACGACGAACCGGCTGTCGCTCTACGTTCGGTTCCTCAACGAGCTCGACGAGAAGGGCGTGCGCACGGTCTCGTCGACCGTCCTCGCCGATCGGTTCGGCCTCAACGCCGCGCTGATTCGCAAGGATCTCGCGCATTTCGGCGACCTCGGCGTGCGGGGCGTCGGCTATGTGGTGAAGGACCTGCGCCGCGAGCTCCAGGTGATTCTGGGACTGGATCGCAAGCTTGCGGTGGCGATCATGGGCGCCGGCAATCTGGGGCTCGCGCTCGCGGACTATCCTGGCTTTCGCCGGGAGGGCTTCCGCATCGTGGCGCTGTTCGACACGCTGCGGGAGAAGGTGGGGCAGGAGTCACGCAGCGGCGTGCGCATCTATGACATCCAGGAGTTGCGCGGCGTGGCGGACCGCGAGGGCATCACGATCGCGGTCATCGCCGTGCCCGCCGCATCGGCCCAGCAGGTGGTCGGCACGGTGGTCGAAGCGGGCATCAAGGCCGTGCTGAACTTCTCGCCCGGCGCGTTGCGGGTCCCGCCCGACGTCAAGCTGAAGAGCGTGGACCTGACGGTTTCGCTCGAGAGCCTGTCGTTCTACCTGGCCAGTCTCGAGAGCGGCGCCAGAAACTGA
- the moaC gene encoding cyclic pyranopterin monophosphate synthase MoaC, whose product MGERDSRRDEPKLSHVDDAGRVRMVDVGDKPVTERVAVARGHIAIGEPALQAIRDGRVAKGDPLQAARLAGVMAAKKTADLVPLCHPLMLSQVAVELQALDDGYRIEARVRTAGRTGVEMEALTAVSVAALTIYDMVKAIDKRMVIGSIRLVKKTGGRSGDFNAD is encoded by the coding sequence ATGGGAGAGCGCGACAGCCGACGGGACGAGCCGAAGCTGAGCCACGTCGACGATGCGGGCCGGGTTCGCATGGTCGACGTCGGAGACAAGCCGGTCACCGAACGCGTGGCCGTGGCCCGCGGTCACATCGCCATCGGCGAGCCGGCCCTGCAGGCCATCCGCGACGGACGCGTCGCCAAGGGAGATCCACTCCAGGCCGCCCGCCTCGCCGGCGTCATGGCGGCGAAGAAGACCGCGGATCTCGTCCCGCTGTGCCATCCGCTCATGCTGTCGCAGGTCGCTGTCGAGCTGCAGGCCCTCGACGACGGCTATCGGATCGAGGCGCGGGTCCGCACGGCGGGCCGGACCGGCGTGGAGATGGAGGCGCTGACCGCGGTTTCCGTCGCCGCGTTGACCATATACGATATGGTCAAGGCGATAGACAAGCGAATGGTCATCGGTTCCATACGACTCGTGAAGAAGACGGGAGGCCGGTCGGGCGACTTCAACGCCGATTGA